A single genomic interval of Balaenoptera musculus isolate JJ_BM4_2016_0621 chromosome 14, mBalMus1.pri.v3, whole genome shotgun sequence harbors:
- the NOC4L gene encoding nucleolar complex protein 4 homolog, protein MEREAGPGGARRALGRLVEAVLANRGKANAVFDILAVLQSEDREEIQEAVRACSRLFGALLARGELFVGQLPSEEMVMAGSRGATRKYRVWMRHRYHSCCNCLGELLARSSFQVKELALSTLMKFVQLEGEHPLEKPKWEGNYLFPHQLFKSVVGGLLSADEDHSLLLCQFREYLEHDDIRYHTMQAATDAVARATDGRPEVPLTFWNNAFTLLSSVSLPRQERAPSSFYVKHAELSDKWKVVHLREHRKAFQQMWLGFLKHQLPLRICKRVLVITHDSILPHLAQPSLMIDFLARACDLGGAVSLLALNGLFILIHKHNLEYPDFYRKLYGLLDPSVFHVKYRARFFHLADLFLSSSHLPAYLVAAFTKRLARLALTAPPEALLTVLPFICNLLRRHPACRVLVHRPRGPELDADPYDPREEDPAQSRALESSLWELQALQRHYHPEVSKAASAINQALSEAEVSIAPLLELTAFQIFERELEKKGPEPVPLEFIPARGLLGRRADLCAQHFTLS, encoded by the exons TCTGAGGATCGGGAGGAGATCCAGGAAGCAGTGCGCGCATGCAGCCGACTTTTCGGGGCCCTGCTGGCCCGCGGAGAGCTGTTTGTGGGCCAGCTGCCCTCTGAGGAGATGGTCATGGCAG GGTCCCGGGGGGCCACTCGCAAGTACAGGGTGTGGATGCGACACCGGTACCACAGCTGCTGCAACTGCCTTGGGGAGCTCTTGGCTCGCTCCTCCTTTCAGGTCAAG GAGCTGGCCCTCAGCACGCTCATGAAGTTCGTGCAGCTGGAGGGCGAGCACCCCCTGGAGAAGCCCAAGTGGGAAGGCAACTACCTGTTCCCCCACCAGCTCTTCAAG TCGGTGGTAGGAGGCCTGCTCTCTGCAGACGAGGACCACTCCCTGCTGCTCTGTCAGTTCCGGGAGTACCTGGAACACGACGACATCCGCTACCACACGATGCAGGCCGCCACGGACGCTGTGGCCCGGGCCACTGATGGGCGCCCTGAG GTGCCCCTCACTTTTTGGAACAACGCCTTCACGCTGCTGTCCTCCGTGAGCCTGCCCCGCCAGGAGCGCGCCCCCTCCAGCTTCTACGTGAAGCACGCGG AGCTCTCGGACAAGTGGAAGGTCGTGCATCTGAGG GAGCACAGGAAGGCCTTCCAGCAGATGTGGCTCGGCTTCCTCAAGCAccag CTGCCTCTCCGCATCTGCAAGAGGGTGCTGGTGATCACGCACGACTCCATCCTGCCTCACCTGGCACAGCCCAGCCTCATGATCGACTTCCTCGCCCGCGCCTGTGACCTCG GTGGAGCCGTCAGCCTCCTGGCTTTGAACGGACTTTTCATCCTGATTCATAAGCACAACCT GGAGTACCCTGATTTCTACCGGAAGCTGTATGGCCTGCTCGACCCGTCTGTCTTCCACGTCAAGTACCGGGCCCGCTTCTTCCACCTGGCCGACCTCTTCCTGTCGTCCTC gCATCTGCCGGCCTACCTGGTGGCCGCCTTCACCAAGCGCCTGGCCCGCCTGGCCCTGACGGCGCCCCCCGAGGCCCTGCTCACGGTCCTGCCCTTCATCTGCAACCTGCTGCGCAGACACCCAGCCTGCCGCGTCCTCGTGCACCGCCCCAGGGGCCCTG AGCTGGACGCCGACCCCTATGACCCCCGAGAGGAGGACCCTGCCCAGAGCCGAGCCCTGGAGAGCTCCCTGTGGGAGCTGCAG GCCCTCCAGCGGCATTACCACCCCGAGGTGTCCAAGGCCGCCAGCGCCATTAACCAGGCGCTGTCCGAGGCCGAGGTCAGCATTGCGCCGCTTCTGGAGCTCACCGCCTTCCAG ATCTTCGAGCGGGAGCTGGAGAAGAAGGGGCCCGAGCCAGTGCCGCTGGAGTTCATCCCGGCCCGCGGCCTGCTGGGCCGGCGGGCCGACCTCTGTGCCCAGCACTTCACGCTGAGCTGA